Genomic segment of Coffea arabica cultivar ET-39 chromosome 1e, Coffea Arabica ET-39 HiFi, whole genome shotgun sequence:
CAATTTTAAACTAGGTTTGGTGGGGTGCGCCTGGCCAAGGCAGCAGTGTAACGCCAAGGCGACGCGCGAGAGGCCCGATAGCAAGCTACCGTGATGGCCcctcccccttaaaaaattgAGTTAATATCGTGTGGGCCGATGGCCCACGTATCAGATATTAAACTGATAAGAACAGATACTACACTTGATCTTAGCCAAAAGGCCGAGAAAGGTATGCTTTACTTCGTATTGGATTAGCGCATTTATACTGCTGGTACCCTCCTCGTCCTCCTTACCGAGCCGATGTGGGACTTGTTGGCGATAGCACATGACTGACTGGGAAATTTGTCCTGTCAACATAGCAAAATACAGAATGGAAGCAAAAGAAAGGCCAAGGAATCCAATCGTGAAAGATTCAGAAGGATTTGTTGTTCAAAAGGTACGCATCGATAAAACACGAACAATTTATTGTTATAATTACGGGATAAATGGGACTTTTGCCCAAAAGTCTTCAACCCTGAGAAGTACTATCTAGATTTTGTTGCAACCAAGCATGTCGAGTTCATGTTACACATAAAACTGAATCCTATAGTGCATAGATCCAAACACCAAATCAAATTTGCAATAGGCGTCTGACTTGAAATCTGAAGTCAGTGgaacaagaggaagaaaatgtatGCGAAAGTAAAAATTGCACTAAGccagacacaaaaaaaaaatcttttttgggGGTAAAAACTAAGGCAGAAAAAGTTATAATCGGTGTGCAAGCCCGATCGTACGTCTTAATAGCACCTTTAACACTTCACCGTTGGACTCTTTGTTAGTCCCAGAATCTCGCTACTCGTCTAGACACAGCAGATGGAGTGATCCTTCCAAAATCTGAGAACTAAAATTTCTTCGCCTCGTTTGCTGCAGCAGTTTTTTACCAGCAGCATACAGCTTCTTTTGCACATAAAACTCCATACTGCATGGACCCAAAGTGTCGCAGCTAATTTTGCTATAGGTAACCCGACTAGATTGCTGAAGCGGTGGAGGTAGAGGAAGAATTAAGTAGATCAACaacaactaaaaaaataaagtcTGCTTAGCCAGAACTATTGCTAAATTAAAATCCATTATTGAACATTTAATGAGGCATATCAGATCCAAAAAACGGCTCGTAACAAGCATAACATGACAGACTAGAAGTATCGAACAAGTAAAAACAATTGAATCACATAAGCTACTGCTGTTTCTGCATTAATACAAAGAGCTTGGATCTCTAGAACACATGACCGCTGGCCATTACCCGGACTTGATCCAGGAGAAAAGTTTACATCAAAATCCGCACGCGTTGTGTATTAGCATACAAGCAAAATATCACATCTTTAATAGCCAATTCAAGAAAGGCAGACATTAATGCTTCACCATTAGACCTCTGATTAGTTCCAGAATCTCACTACGTAGCTCAGATATGGCAGATGGAGTGATATGCTCCAAATCTGAGAACCACCACCTCTTTTTATCCTTTGGTGTTGTATTTTCGTACCAGTTGCATATTGCTCTTGCAAAGGCTATAACATACAAGCCACAGTCATGACCATTAACTTGCTTTGGAGTATTAGAACACTCCATGTACGTAACGCCATCAGAGATATAAGGAAAAATAGCCCTATAGAGCCGTCTGGCATGGGAACTGTTCATGCAACTCGAGCTGCTGTCGTGATGGATGAAAACCTTAGCACTTCTCCTGAAAGCAAGTAGGCTCCAATGGTTCCCACCCTCAGCAAAACTTACGTCAATATTATCATTGATAGGAAACAGTACAAGTTCCCTATTGGGAAGATTAAGTGGCTTTAGGAATTCCTCAAGGCTTGCAGTATCAGGGCACTCTTTAATCCAAAAGGCAATTGAAGGAGGCACGAATAGGATGTCCTCGGCAGCATGACGTGAACTGAGGTAACTAAGATAGAACTCAATGATGCGATCATTAAGGAAATGTGGACCACTGAGAATGTCCAAATCAGCTTGTCTAAGTACGACATCATTGTAGCTGAGAACCTTTTCATCTGCCATACCCTTTGCCAGGTCAAAATGCAGACTTCTACACCTGCTTAAATGCAATCAGATATCACCAGAAGTGAACTTTAACAAATAAGATGGATAAGTagaatttgtgaattttttaaaaGCAGTACACTGTAAATAGTTTAGTATTCAAGGTCCAAAATGTGCAGTCTCGCATCATTGAATCATTTTCCGTAACAATGAAGAGTAAAGTTATTACTCATCACATAATTTATTCAATTATGATAAATCATGCAAAATTAAGGAGAAAGTTGCCAGAACCCTTTGCAAATATGTTGATGACAACCTGAACTCATGAAACAGCAGGAGAAACTAAAAGTACGGACACAAACATGTATAATTAAACTTCAGttccaaaatgaaaatatgatatCCGTGCTTGTCACCAGTATGAAAGTGGCTCTACAATCCATCAAAAAGGCATTGCACAAGTTATGAAATTGTTCACACATACCCATAATAGGTAGTTGCTGATGGATGAGTTAACATTAATGGACTAGCAAATTATTGCCGTTATCAATTACAAAAGTCCACAAAACTTGATGATCTTCATATACTCTGCCACAATATGTATGCAGCTTATTGTTAGCATGTGCTCCACATATCTGAAAAGCATGAACTTAATTTTTCGTATGCTCTTTTTAgcctttcaaattttttcttaacAGAATTAATCATACATGTGAACATTCTCCTGTATGTTCTTATTCCCTACTTTTGGTGTCTATttaccaaaaatttcatccaacTCCAATCAAACCTGTGGAACCACTTACAATTCCATTCATGCTTAAGGTAAATTAATCATGTGATCAAACTATTAATCTCCTGGTCATCACTAGCTTTAGTTAACTCAACTTTGTTTAGCACTTAAGTTCAACATTCAGAAGAACTACATGGTTAGGTCATCCCCCATCAAAATTGGATTCTAAATTGTCCAATAAAGGGAAATGCTACTGTATCCGTTAAACGAACCGAAGCAATTTCTGGCTCTGGTTCACCATTAGAACACTCAATAGTGTATTGCACTTTGTAGGCCTCTGgataactaaactaagttaaacaGCTACTCTTTATCATGTGATATTGATCGAGCACAACTCAACAAAAATATCTATTTTCCCCAACTCTATCTGAGCtcataaaacaaacaaaactgcAACTGCCATCAGGGCCATGTCCTGGTAGGTAAAAGAAACGTAGTCATTTCAACAATTGACGTTCAATTTCCAGA
This window contains:
- the LOC113708534 gene encoding NEDD8-specific protease 1, whose translation is MADEKVLSYNDVVLRQADLDILSGPHFLNDRIIEFYLSYLSSRHAAEDILFVPPSIAFWIKECPDTASLEEFLKPLNLPNRELVLFPINDNIDVSFAEGGNHWSLLAFRRSAKVFIHHDSSSSCMNSSHARRLYRAIFPYISDGVTYMECSNTPKQVNGHDCGLYVIAFARAICNWYENTTPKDKKRWWFSDLEHITPSAISELRSEILELIRGLMVKH